From a region of the Streptomyces sp. NBC_00193 genome:
- a CDS encoding DEAD/DEAH box helicase: protein MTLPVAMSGTDVIGQAKTGTGKTLGFGLPLLERVVVPADVEAGRSTPDQLTDAPQALVVVPTRELCTQVTNDLLTAGKVRNVRVLAIYGGRAYEPQVEALKKGVDVIVGTPGRLLDLAGQKKLDLSKVKALVLDEADEMLDLGFLPDVERIMSYLPAKRQTMLFSATMPGAVIGLARRYMTQPTHIRAVSEDGEGATVANTTQHVFRAHNMDKPELVSRILQAEGRGLAMIFCRTKRTAADIAEQLEKRGFASGAVHGDLGQGAREQALRAFRNGKVDVLVCTDVAARGIDVEGVTHVINYQTPEDEKTFLHRVGRTGRAGKKGIAVTLVDWDDIPRWQLINKALELDFHDPVETYSTSPHLYEQMNIPAGTKGVLPRAERTRAGLKAENLEDLGETGGRGGRGGRDGGRDSGRDGGRDRGRDAGRDSGRDGGRSAAAPVAEERPARAPRQRRRTRGGSDQGAELLTPVTTEATPVAAAAPAVQAPAVQAAAVQAPEAPAADEARKPRRRRTRSAAPAATFVAPATKLEPLAPFVREPEPDFQIAPPVEPVRERRTSAARTSAPRVRAPRKAAAAPAAAPVAEVVAQAAVVEAPAAPVAAAVAVAVAEEAPVKPKRTRTRKVAAAAPAAEVVAEAAAPVAEEAPVKPKRTRTRKVAAAAPEAPAAEAAAPTAEEAPVKPKRTRTRKAVAAVETPEA, encoded by the coding sequence ATGACCCTCCCCGTCGCCATGTCCGGCACGGACGTCATCGGCCAGGCCAAGACCGGTACCGGCAAGACGCTCGGTTTCGGCCTCCCCCTGCTGGAGCGCGTCGTCGTCCCCGCGGACGTCGAGGCCGGCCGTTCCACGCCGGATCAGCTCACCGACGCCCCGCAGGCCCTCGTGGTGGTTCCGACCCGCGAGCTCTGCACCCAGGTCACCAACGACCTCCTCACCGCGGGCAAGGTCCGCAACGTCCGCGTCCTCGCCATATACGGCGGCCGCGCGTACGAGCCGCAGGTCGAGGCGCTCAAGAAGGGCGTCGACGTCATCGTCGGCACCCCGGGCCGCCTGCTCGACCTGGCCGGACAGAAGAAGCTCGACCTCTCCAAGGTCAAGGCCCTCGTCCTGGACGAGGCCGACGAAATGCTCGACCTGGGCTTCCTGCCCGACGTCGAGAGGATCATGAGCTACCTGCCGGCCAAGCGTCAGACGATGCTGTTCTCGGCGACCATGCCGGGTGCGGTCATCGGACTGGCCCGCCGGTACATGACGCAGCCGACGCACATCCGCGCCGTCTCCGAGGACGGTGAGGGCGCGACCGTCGCCAACACCACGCAGCACGTCTTCCGTGCGCACAACATGGACAAGCCGGAGCTCGTCTCCCGCATCCTGCAGGCCGAAGGCCGCGGGCTCGCCATGATCTTCTGCCGCACCAAGCGCACCGCGGCCGACATCGCCGAGCAGCTGGAGAAGCGCGGCTTCGCGTCCGGCGCCGTCCACGGCGACCTGGGCCAGGGCGCCCGCGAGCAGGCGCTGCGCGCCTTCCGCAACGGCAAGGTCGACGTGCTGGTCTGCACCGACGTCGCCGCGCGCGGTATCGATGTCGAGGGTGTCACCCACGTCATCAACTACCAGACGCCCGAGGACGAGAAGACCTTCCTGCACCGCGTGGGCCGCACCGGCCGCGCGGGCAAGAAGGGCATCGCCGTCACCCTGGTCGACTGGGACGACATCCCGCGCTGGCAGCTGATCAACAAGGCGCTGGAGCTGGACTTCCACGACCCGGTGGAGACGTACTCCACGTCCCCGCACCTGTACGAGCAGATGAACATCCCGGCCGGCACCAAGGGCGTCCTGCCGCGCGCCGAGCGCACGCGGGCCGGCCTGAAGGCCGAGAACCTGGAAGACCTGGGCGAGACCGGCGGCCGCGGTGGCCGTGGCGGCCGCGACGGTGGCCGTGACAGCGGTCGTGACGGTGGCCGTGACCGTGGACGCGATGCCGGCCGCGACAGTGGACGTGACGGTGGCCGCAGTGCCGCCGCCCCGGTCGCCGAGGAGCGTCCCGCCCGTGCCCCGCGCCAGCGCCGCCGCACCCGTGGCGGCTCGGACCAGGGCGCCGAGCTCCTGACCCCGGTGACCACCGAGGCCACCCCGGTCGCCGCGGCCGCCCCGGCGGTCCAGGCTCCGGCGGTCCAGGCCGCTGCGGTCCAGGCCCCGGAGGCTCCGGCCGCCGACGAGGCGCGCAAGCCGCGCCGTCGCCGGACCCGGTCGGCCGCCCCGGCCGCCACCTTCGTCGCCCCCGCGACGAAGCTGGAGCCCCTGGCCCCGTTCGTCAGGGAGCCGGAGCCGGACTTCCAGATCGCCCCGCCGGTCGAGCCGGTCCGGGAGCGCCGCACCAGCGCCGCCCGCACCAGCGCCCCGCGTGTCCGTGCCCCCCGCAAGGCAGCGGCCGCTCCGGCCGCCGCCCCGGTGGCCGAGGTCGTCGCCCAGGCCGCCGTGGTCGAGGCTCCGGCCGCTCCGGTCGCCGCCGCTGTCGCGGTGGCGGTCGCCGAGGAGGCTCCGGTCAAGCCGAAGCGCACGCGGACCCGCAAGGTCGCAGCTGCCGCTCCGGCCGCCGAGGTCGTCGCCGAGGCCGCCGCTCCGGTGGCGGAGGAGGCTCCGGTCAAGCCGAAGCGCACCCGCACCCGCAAGGTTGCCGCCGCCGCCCCGGAGGCTCCGGCCGCCGAGGCCGCTGCTCCGACCGCCGAGGAGGCTCCGGTCAAGCCGAAGCGCACGCGGACCCGCAAGGCCGTCGCCGCGGTGGAGACCCCGGAGGCGTAA
- a CDS encoding alpha/beta fold hydrolase: MSKPPTLTLPPAARAYRLATARGEFAVHEAVPAGPARGIALLVPGYTGSKEDFIGLLGPLAGAGYRVVAVDGRGQHESGGPRTQAPYALSELARDVLAQTAALGAAGPVHLLGHSLGGLIVRAAVVRDPAPYASLTLLSSGPGAVCADQQGRTKLLVSALEAMGDDMPGIWAAMRAMDPRDAPAEEPALADFLRARWLGTVPEQLMVTGRALIEEPDRIDELAAAAPGLAKLVLSGESDPVWPVSEMDAMAHRLGAARVVIPGTEHSPNAEDPAATAAALEAFWKAFEESSE, from the coding sequence ATGAGCAAGCCCCCGACCCTCACGCTCCCGCCCGCGGCCCGTGCGTACCGCCTGGCCACGGCCCGCGGCGAGTTCGCCGTGCACGAGGCCGTGCCCGCGGGGCCGGCCCGCGGCATCGCCCTGCTGGTGCCCGGCTACACCGGCAGCAAGGAGGACTTCATCGGCCTCCTCGGGCCGCTGGCCGGCGCCGGGTACCGGGTGGTCGCCGTCGACGGCCGCGGCCAGCACGAGAGCGGCGGCCCGCGCACGCAGGCCCCGTACGCCCTGTCGGAACTGGCCCGGGACGTCCTCGCGCAGACCGCCGCCCTGGGCGCGGCCGGTCCGGTGCACCTGCTGGGGCATTCGCTGGGCGGGCTGATCGTCCGGGCGGCCGTGGTCCGCGATCCGGCCCCGTACGCCAGCCTCACGCTGCTGAGCAGCGGCCCGGGCGCGGTCTGCGCGGACCAGCAGGGCCGTACGAAGCTCCTGGTCTCGGCGCTGGAGGCGATGGGCGACGACATGCCGGGCATCTGGGCGGCCATGCGGGCCATGGATCCGCGCGACGCTCCCGCGGAGGAGCCGGCCCTCGCGGACTTCCTGCGCGCCCGCTGGCTGGGGACCGTCCCCGAGCAGCTGATGGTCACCGGCCGGGCGCTGATCGAGGAGCCGGACCGGATCGACGAGCTCGCCGCCGCGGCGCCCGGACTGGCGAAACTGGTGCTGTCCGGGGAGTCGGACCCGGTGTGGCCGGTGTCGGAGATGGACGCGATGGCGCACCGGCTGGGCGCGGCGCGGGTGGTGATCCCGGGGACCGAACACTCTCCGAACGCGGAGGACCCGGCGGCCACGGCGGCGGCGCTGGAGGCGTTCTGGAAGGCCTTCGAGGAGTCCTCCGAATAG
- a CDS encoding MarC family protein codes for MLDFAVFGSLFLTLFVIMDPPGITPIFLALTSGRPAKVQRRMAWQAVCVAFGVIAVFGLCGQQILDYLHVSVPALMIAGGLLLLLIALDLLTGKTDEPKQTKDVNVALVPLGMPLLAGPGAIVSVILAVQKADGVTGQFSVWAAIVAMHVVLWVVMRYSLVIIRVIKDGGVVLVTRLAGMMLSAIAVQQIINGVLQVIESS; via the coding sequence GTGCTCGATTTCGCCGTCTTCGGATCCCTCTTTCTCACCCTTTTTGTGATTATGGACCCCCCGGGGATCACGCCCATCTTCCTCGCGCTGACCTCCGGCCGCCCGGCCAAGGTGCAGCGCCGCATGGCCTGGCAGGCCGTCTGCGTCGCCTTCGGCGTCATCGCCGTCTTCGGTCTCTGCGGCCAGCAGATCCTCGACTACCTGCACGTCTCCGTGCCGGCCCTGATGATCGCGGGCGGGCTGCTGCTCCTGCTCATCGCGCTCGACCTGCTCACCGGCAAGACCGACGAGCCGAAGCAGACCAAGGACGTGAACGTCGCGCTCGTCCCGCTCGGGATGCCGCTGCTCGCCGGGCCCGGCGCGATCGTCTCGGTGATCCTGGCCGTGCAGAAGGCCGACGGGGTCACCGGCCAGTTCTCGGTGTGGGCCGCGATCGTCGCGATGCATGTCGTGCTGTGGGTGGTGATGCGCTACTCGCTCGTCATCATCCGCGTGATCAAGGACGGCGGCGTGGTCCTCGTGACGCGCCTGGCGGGCATGATGCTGTCCGCGATCGCGGTCCAGCAGATCATCAACGGTGTGCTCCAGGTGATCGAGAGCTCGTAG